The Novosphingobium kaempferiae genome includes a window with the following:
- the ssb gene encoding single-stranded DNA-binding protein yields MAGSVNKVIIVGNLGADPEVKSFQNGGRIANLRIATSESWKDRATGERKERTEWHSVVLQSDGLVGVAERFLRKGSKVYIEGQLRTRKWQDQNGNDRYTTEVSVGGVGGVLTMLDGAPGGGGGGQRSGGGGWNEGGSSGGGFGGGQRSGGGSRGGDEWGGGSSSGGSEWGRTGGSSSGSSSGGSGGGYGDDLDDDIPF; encoded by the coding sequence ATGGCAGGCAGCGTCAACAAGGTCATCATCGTCGGCAACCTGGGGGCCGACCCCGAGGTCAAGTCGTTCCAGAACGGCGGCCGCATCGCCAACCTGCGCATCGCGACATCGGAAAGCTGGAAGGACCGCGCCACCGGCGAGCGCAAGGAACGGACCGAGTGGCACTCGGTCGTGCTCCAGTCCGACGGCCTCGTCGGCGTGGCCGAGCGCTTCCTGCGCAAGGGTTCCAAGGTCTACATCGAAGGCCAGTTGCGCACCCGCAAGTGGCAGGACCAGAACGGCAACGACCGCTACACCACCGAAGTCTCGGTCGGCGGCGTCGGCGGCGTGCTGACCATGCTCGACGGCGCGCCGGGTGGCGGCGGTGGTGGCCAGCGCAGCGGCGGTGGCGGCTGGAACGAGGGTGGTTCCTCGGGAGGCGGCTTCGGCGGTGGTCAGCGCTCCGGCGGCGGTTCGCGCGGCGGTGATGAATGGGGCGGCGGCTCCTCGTCCGGCGGCAGCGAATGGGGCCGCACCGGCGGCTCATCCTCGGGCAGCTCTTCCGGCGGTTCGGGCGGCGGCTACGGCGACGATCTGGACGACGACATCCCGTTCTGA
- a CDS encoding YceD family protein codes for MNPEFSRLLDVRQVEGKHVSLTPNEAERAALAARFGLVRIDTLSAELDLTTKDRADGFQVEARGTLKAEIVQPCAVSAEDIPVSIDEPVYVRFVPQSTAYAPDEEIELTADELDEIEYEGTHFDLGEAVAQSLALAIDPFLTGPDAEAARKAAGIGAPEDQGPFAALKGLKLGKD; via the coding sequence ATGAACCCTGAATTTTCCCGCCTGCTCGATGTCCGCCAGGTCGAGGGCAAGCATGTCTCCCTCACCCCTAACGAGGCGGAGCGCGCGGCGCTGGCAGCGCGTTTCGGGCTGGTGCGGATCGACACGCTCTCCGCCGAACTGGACCTGACGACGAAGGACCGGGCGGACGGCTTCCAGGTGGAGGCGCGGGGCACCCTCAAGGCCGAGATCGTGCAGCCCTGCGCGGTGTCGGCGGAGGATATCCCGGTATCGATCGACGAGCCGGTCTACGTCCGCTTCGTACCGCAGAGCACCGCCTATGCGCCCGATGAAGAGATCGAGCTGACCGCCGACGAGCTGGACGAGATCGAGTACGAAGGCACGCACTTCGACCTTGGCGAAGCGGTGGCGCAGAGCCTGGCGCTGGCAATCGACCCGTTCCTGACGGGGCCCGATGCCGAAGCGGCCCGGAAGGCGGCGGGCATCGGTGCGCCTGAGGATCAGGGGCCGTTCGCCGCGCTCAAGGGATTGAAGCTGGGGAAGGACTGA
- a CDS encoding ubiquinol-cytochrome C chaperone family protein, with product MSLISRLLGKGTDSRDAVRPLWHRVVEIAREKPWYAECGVADTVPGRFDAVTLVMAVVMLRVERDKAVDDTLINPSVRLTELFVDDMDGQLRQSGVGDLVVGKRMGKLMSVLGGRIGALREGLAGDDAALAAALERNVTLVEGADTARLAARVRTLHAQVDALSNEELLSARIER from the coding sequence GTGTCCCTGATTTCCCGCCTCCTCGGCAAAGGCACAGATTCCCGCGATGCCGTGCGGCCGCTCTGGCATCGCGTGGTGGAGATCGCGCGCGAGAAGCCATGGTATGCCGAATGCGGCGTCGCCGACACCGTCCCTGGCCGCTTCGACGCGGTGACGCTGGTGATGGCAGTGGTCATGCTGCGCGTCGAGCGCGACAAGGCCGTGGACGACACGCTCATAAATCCCTCGGTGCGGCTGACCGAGCTGTTCGTGGACGACATGGACGGGCAACTGCGCCAGTCGGGCGTGGGGGATCTCGTCGTCGGCAAGCGGATGGGCAAGCTCATGAGCGTGCTCGGTGGCAGGATCGGCGCTCTGCGCGAAGGGCTGGCAGGCGACGACGCGGCGCTGGCGGCGGCGCTGGAGCGCAACGTCACGCTGGTCGAAGGGGCCGACACCGCCCGCCTCGCGGCTCGCGTGCGCACGCTTCATGCGCAGGTCGATGCGCTTTCCAACGAAGAACTGCTTTCTGCCAGGATCGAACGATGA
- a CDS encoding outer membrane protein assembly factor BamE: protein MRKVGLKVAAAGFALAVATLVGGCSSIRDHRGYLIDQALLDSVQPGIDNRMSVEKTLGRPTFESQFGQKDWYYVSQTVKAPPFRKPRTDEQTILRVRFDAANNVVGVDKRGIEQVARIDPDGHSTPTLGRKRGLLEDLFGNIGAVGAGGMGQAPTGPGPNGS from the coding sequence ATGCGCAAGGTGGGTCTCAAGGTCGCGGCAGCAGGCTTCGCGCTGGCAGTGGCGACTCTGGTCGGCGGCTGCTCGTCGATCCGCGACCATCGCGGTTACCTGATCGACCAGGCGCTGCTCGATTCGGTCCAGCCCGGCATCGACAACCGCATGTCGGTGGAAAAGACGCTGGGCCGCCCGACCTTCGAAAGCCAGTTCGGCCAGAAGGACTGGTACTACGTCTCGCAGACCGTGAAGGCCCCGCCCTTCCGCAAGCCCCGCACGGACGAGCAGACGATCCTGCGCGTGCGCTTCGATGCGGCCAACAACGTGGTCGGCGTCGACAAGCGCGGCATCGAGCAGGTGGCGCGGATCGATCCGGACGGCCACAGCACCCCGACGCTGGGTCGCAAGCGCGGCCTGCTCGAAGACCTGTTCGGCAACATCGGCGCTGTGGGCGCTGGCGGCATGGGCCAGGCTCCGACCGGCCCGGGTCCGAACGGCAGCTGA
- the hslV gene encoding ATP-dependent protease subunit HslV — MNNDGASHGLIQWHGTTIIGVRKGGKTVIAGDGQVSMGNTVMKPNARKVRRIGEGGKVIAGFAGATADAFTLFERLERKLEQYRGQLMRAAVELAKDWRTDKYLRNLEALMIVADADTLLVLTGNGDVLEPEGAAAGSSGGDSQITAIGSGGNYALAAARAIDAYESDAETIARKAMQVAADICVFTNDRVTVETV, encoded by the coding sequence ATGAACAACGACGGGGCGAGCCACGGCCTTATCCAGTGGCACGGAACGACCATCATCGGCGTGCGAAAGGGCGGCAAGACCGTCATCGCCGGTGACGGCCAGGTTTCCATGGGCAATACGGTGATGAAGCCGAACGCCCGCAAGGTCCGGCGCATCGGTGAGGGCGGCAAGGTCATCGCCGGCTTCGCGGGCGCAACGGCTGATGCCTTCACCCTCTTCGAGCGGCTCGAACGCAAGCTGGAGCAGTATCGGGGCCAGCTGATGCGCGCGGCCGTCGAACTCGCCAAGGACTGGCGCACTGACAAGTACCTGCGTAATCTCGAAGCGCTGATGATCGTGGCCGATGCGGACACGCTGCTGGTGCTGACCGGCAACGGCGACGTGCTGGAGCCCGAGGGCGCTGCAGCCGGATCATCAGGCGGCGACAGCCAGATCACGGCTATCGGCTCGGGCGGCAACTACGCCCTCGCCGCAGCCCGCGCGATCGACGCTTATGAAAGCGACGCCGAAACCATCGCGCGCAAGGCCATGCAGGTCGCCGCCGACATCTGCGTATTCACCAACGACCGCGTGACGGTCGAGACCGTCTGA